From the genome of Prosthecochloris marina, one region includes:
- a CDS encoding ABC transporter ATP-binding protein codes for MSNKKSEGDGVLWRIIRPVKTHIYSAMLLHAFGSVATIATLLLLSLMIAVLLNGGSLFFMGINWSLPGTLIGVGAVGLSAFILSSIAFSVSHLGAFELEVDLRTKLAEHMAQLPLGYIITNGTGALKKVVLDDVKNLHVFVADSTPMIGRSFTAPVVSLILIFAIDWRLALIALSVLILGMIMMSIAMKDYGEIRQEYDASLGKINAAVIEFIQAMVVVRTFDDGTSSFKRYHKALESFQGVFIKWMDKCSSPSRLSMIIFGPLPTMAAVIAGGIFFISKGTLSVPTLVAMLFISTAMVDAFMPLMWLNNFLRKSKTAANRIEEILSMPTMSYVERGEVPGEMTIRFDDVDFSYENRKEKALSGVSFTALPGASTALVGPSGAGKSTVARLLPRFWDIDKGAITIGGVDVREMTSEDLMNTVTFVFQDTYLFHDTLANNIKMAKPDATDEEVVEAAKAAQIHDFIMELPEGYDTHAGERGDRLSGGQRQRITIARAILRNAPIVVLDEATAFADPESEEEIIKAISFLTRDKTVITIAHRLSSITHVDQILVFDKGEIVERGKHEELLANRGVYAGLWSNYKAAQGWDLHAKQPAGTDGSATGSIETGSSGKNVFPVEHPNKGAAHV; via the coding sequence ATGTCCAATAAAAAATCAGAAGGTGATGGCGTTTTATGGCGCATTATAAGGCCGGTCAAGACCCATATCTATAGCGCCATGCTACTCCATGCCTTTGGTTCGGTCGCCACGATTGCGACGCTCCTCTTGCTTTCGCTTATGATAGCGGTGCTGCTCAACGGCGGCAGTCTGTTTTTCATGGGTATAAACTGGAGTCTCCCGGGCACGCTCATTGGTGTAGGAGCCGTAGGCCTTTCGGCATTTATCCTATCCTCGATCGCCTTTTCTGTTTCCCACCTGGGCGCCTTTGAGCTTGAAGTCGATCTGCGCACAAAACTTGCCGAACATATGGCGCAGCTGCCTCTGGGTTATATCATTACCAATGGTACGGGGGCGCTGAAAAAAGTGGTTCTTGACGATGTAAAAAACCTCCATGTTTTTGTCGCCGACAGCACCCCCATGATCGGGCGGAGCTTCACCGCTCCGGTTGTCAGCCTCATTCTGATTTTTGCTATCGATTGGCGGCTGGCCCTCATTGCGCTGAGCGTGTTGATCCTGGGCATGATCATGATGAGCATCGCCATGAAAGACTACGGTGAGATTCGACAGGAGTATGACGCCAGTCTTGGCAAAATCAACGCGGCGGTGATCGAGTTTATCCAAGCCATGGTCGTGGTCAGAACCTTCGATGACGGAACCAGCTCTTTCAAGCGCTATCATAAAGCCCTGGAGAGTTTCCAGGGGGTATTTATCAAATGGATGGATAAATGCAGCTCGCCCTCGAGGCTTTCAATGATCATATTCGGTCCGCTTCCCACGATGGCGGCCGTAATTGCGGGGGGAATCTTCTTTATCAGCAAGGGAACCCTTTCCGTGCCGACCCTCGTGGCGATGCTTTTTATCTCGACGGCCATGGTAGATGCCTTCATGCCGCTCATGTGGCTGAACAACTTTTTGAGAAAGTCCAAAACCGCCGCCAATCGTATCGAAGAAATTCTTTCCATGCCGACCATGTCCTATGTGGAACGGGGTGAAGTCCCCGGCGAGATGACCATACGATTCGATGACGTTGACTTCTCTTATGAAAACCGTAAAGAGAAAGCCCTGAGCGGCGTGAGTTTCACGGCTCTTCCCGGTGCATCCACCGCCCTTGTCGGACCGAGCGGGGCCGGTAAAAGTACCGTGGCGAGGTTGCTGCCCCGTTTTTGGGATATCGATAAAGGCGCCATTACCATCGGCGGGGTCGATGTCAGGGAGATGACCAGTGAGGATCTGATGAATACGGTGACCTTTGTTTTTCAGGATACCTACCTTTTCCACGATACGCTGGCCAATAACATTAAAATGGCAAAACCGGACGCCACCGATGAAGAAGTGGTCGAGGCGGCCAAAGCGGCCCAGATACATGATTTTATCATGGAACTGCCCGAAGGGTATGACACCCATGCCGGTGAGAGGGGAGATCGCCTCTCCGGCGGTCAACGCCAGCGCATTACCATTGCTCGGGCGATCCTGCGCAACGCTCCCATTGTCGTGCTGGACGAAGCAACCGCTTTTGCCGATCCGGAAAGCGAAGAGGAGATCATCAAGGCCATCTCCTTCTTGACCAGGGACAAGACGGTTATCACCATTGCCCATCGCCTTTCCTCCATCACCCACGTCGATCAGATCCTGGTATTTGATAAAGGAGAGATTGTCGAGCGGGGTAAGCACGAGGAACTCCTCGCCAACAGAGGTGTTTACGCCGGACTCTGGTCAAATTACAAGGCTGCTCAAGGCTGGGATCTGCATGCAAAACAGCCGGCCGGAACAGATGGTTCAGCCACAGGAAGTATCGAAACTGGGAGTTCAGGGAAAAACGTCTTTCCGGTCGAACACCCTAACAAAGGAGCCGCACATGTCTAA
- a CDS encoding TonB-dependent receptor, whose product MEMPEMIVTANKIEEDVQDVPQSITVIDDEVLKEKEIKDVTGIISEIPNMNYTSSYAGQVNFRGLSTSLLTSNNPVVIYIDGVPSTNQYGYDASLVNAERVEVLRGPQGTLYGKDAIGGVIKVVTKEPVNEWHGSIGAGYGSYNDMEGSLNVSGSLIEDKLYLGLNGRYQQDDGWITNDYTGDDEFNKSSLYNLGSYLLYTPTDRFTAKLTLSNDYSEIYGITGYGLPSGTRASEFDRDDAEHSSFDEDFVEETEVMAQSLHLKYEFDSVTLTSTTTHRDVETDGINDRDAQANTSYDGLIGFSATDSETWTEELRLSSNNTEGVRWVAGAYFDTEDIKKGPDGIQMSFSGNDYEMSYRSKTESETQALFGQIMIPFLDSFELTLGARYQRIDKEMDLDTYYGLVGASSDLIYSIQPDETWDVFLPKVALSYKLNDTWITYASVAKGYMPGGFNFYASSGSEEDISFGPEQSINYEIGAKAEFARARLAAAVFYMDIDGIQISKYDNEIDMWVTDNAGGAYSLGAELELTYFLTDSIELTAALGIIEAEYDDYDTGTVDYDGESISGTPSHTARIGLAYYHPNGIYARGDVRSLGEVPYYDSSNNEFDELDSYITADVKVGYRFEGYDIYAYCNNLTDEEYITSFQTASMKAVASYGDPRAFGIGACYNF is encoded by the coding sequence ATGGAAATGCCGGAAATGATCGTGACCGCCAATAAAATCGAGGAGGATGTTCAGGACGTTCCCCAAAGTATCACGGTCATCGACGATGAGGTCCTTAAGGAGAAGGAGATCAAAGATGTTACCGGCATCATCAGTGAGATCCCTAATATGAATTATACTTCTAGCTATGCCGGTCAAGTGAACTTCAGGGGCTTGAGCACCTCGTTGTTAACCAGCAACAACCCTGTGGTCATTTATATTGACGGGGTACCCTCTACCAACCAGTACGGTTATGACGCTTCGCTGGTCAATGCCGAACGGGTCGAGGTTCTGCGTGGCCCTCAGGGTACGCTTTACGGAAAGGATGCCATCGGTGGAGTTATCAAGGTGGTTACCAAAGAGCCGGTAAACGAATGGCATGGAAGTATCGGCGCCGGATACGGCAGCTACAACGACATGGAGGGCTCTCTTAATGTCAGTGGCTCCCTTATTGAGGACAAGCTTTATCTCGGGCTGAACGGTCGCTATCAGCAAGATGACGGCTGGATCACAAACGACTACACTGGTGACGATGAATTCAACAAGAGCAGCCTCTACAATCTGGGGAGCTACCTGCTGTATACGCCGACCGACAGGTTCACCGCCAAGCTCACCCTGTCAAACGATTACTCCGAAATATATGGGATCACAGGTTACGGTCTGCCTAGCGGAACAAGAGCCAGTGAGTTCGACCGGGACGATGCCGAGCACAGTTCTTTCGATGAAGACTTTGTTGAAGAGACAGAAGTGATGGCGCAGAGTCTTCATCTGAAGTATGAGTTCGATTCGGTGACCCTGACTTCAACGACCACCCATAGAGATGTTGAAACTGATGGTATCAACGATCGCGATGCCCAGGCAAATACCAGTTATGACGGGCTTATTGGCTTTAGCGCAACCGACTCTGAAACCTGGACCGAGGAACTGAGGTTATCAAGCAATAATACGGAGGGCGTACGTTGGGTTGCCGGTGCATATTTTGATACTGAGGATATAAAGAAAGGCCCCGATGGAATACAGATGTCTTTCTCCGGAAATGACTACGAAATGAGTTATCGATCCAAAACTGAAAGTGAGACCCAGGCCCTGTTCGGGCAGATAATGATTCCCTTTCTCGACAGCTTTGAACTGACTCTCGGGGCACGTTATCAGCGGATCGACAAAGAGATGGACCTGGATACCTACTATGGACTGGTCGGGGCCAGCAGTGATCTCATCTACTCGATTCAGCCCGATGAGACCTGGGACGTTTTCTTGCCCAAGGTTGCACTCTCATACAAATTGAATGACACCTGGATCACTTACGCTTCTGTGGCGAAAGGTTATATGCCCGGCGGTTTCAACTTTTATGCCTCCTCTGGTTCAGAGGAAGACATCAGCTTTGGGCCGGAGCAGTCGATCAACTACGAAATTGGGGCCAAGGCGGAGTTTGCCCGCGCACGTCTTGCCGCCGCCGTCTTTTATATGGACATCGATGGTATCCAAATCAGTAAATACGACAATGAGATTGATATGTGGGTGACAGATAACGCCGGCGGCGCTTACTCTCTGGGCGCGGAGCTGGAGTTGACCTATTTTCTGACCGATTCTATTGAATTGACAGCAGCACTCGGCATCATCGAGGCAGAATATGACGACTACGATACCGGCACTGTTGATTACGACGGTGAATCGATCTCTGGAACTCCATCGCATACGGCGCGGATCGGTCTCGCCTACTACCACCCCAATGGGATTTACGCTCGTGGGGATGTTAGGAGTCTGGGCGAGGTTCCCTATTACGATAGTTCCAACAATGAGTTCGACGAGCTGGATAGCTACATCACCGCTGATGTCAAGGTCGGTTATCGCTTCGAGGGGTATGATATTTACGCCTACTGTAACAACCTGACCGATGAAGAATATATCACATCATTCCAAACGGCCAGTATGAAGGCGGTTGCGTCCTACGGCGATCCGCGAGCCTTCGGTATTGGGGCCTGTTATAACTTCTGA
- a CDS encoding ABC transporter permease has protein sequence MNHAVYWAEFRHEIRAGLRGPLLPIAAVVFTLYVLVVLTNGNVLRGFGATRNSAAIMYQFATFLSVYLFFVWAWIYAQVVVRDRNVRLDENVLSSPISLPKLLFARYLGASVVAFLLGAVVPLSFFLMPIPAWLGLFPPTAIGDAPVLPVLLILLLFLLPAVLGIGALFVSSALWTRSTAGPFVVAAFLMLIWMVGLLVFRISDISDTLASVLDPTMFNEVDRQISDLTPNEKNDFLLDVTSLYLLNRLLWFVLPVGLLLFVLRRLNRDHLLLDNSKKTVRDTTAKQTLSAVQTTASVTINGKPSWLRALFSEALWHLRLSLQNRGQLLALGVILLMGVFSSVMKVLYNGQGPMVPYVEHLLSIRGFFYLFTLLAVAGFVGALMRRDQRSGFEEMFDATPAPLGTRVLARILSAFLLTMAIGLFPTLTVWIVMAIGGMSIAWWDPLAFQMLVLTPALLEIAALAVLSHSLIRNAGAAYGVSMMLAFIAFMNQELLLVSYPPAQIGKAVSLSFSSLSGWRPWLASVISTDLLKLGIALVIVALAWLVWLRGVDFGFAMRWRIARSRIPSVAPLAIAGLLLITLPGVVLYQKLVVYGEYQSLKEEIAEAAAWEKQWWNKGGAYSLDGGEVHVQLNPSKRTLEAQWTLNNVQSANNLLHGSLPHGVSISSAVVEDKKVVPNTAYDHFTLPLEGCPVEGCDVQLTLTAKLQDWSADDVQSWLLPSGVWLRAADVLPTLGLDPDCRLHIPAERAQFGLPKLEGNLPRHAMQAAEAVAPAGSWHWRVEIEGGGATTQTSGALNGPLDFAMVWLPDTPEQTTQNGIQAWHGHEYRQAAEDILEDLKLMTQYVGDLLGQVPDVRYVVQAPRELGEIAQFGELLWLPENLGWDLASEGPGRKRRRAAIASALSRHLLLQATDLRTEKGAQWLLSGVSGWVGMECLRRSDGKQAWIAELNWQAQDLSKAMGERREVPVGQVADAGEADWVKLYTTLSTLNWAASQGTEQTVVVIKALLNRLQNNEPLPEALAALAGQQTAERLLGMPMVSDIAVHVDDKQQVQIKAKRWQWNDKGWELIEEPKEVLQIVGEQTQILDLQKSLEINTMQDFIVLDSWSSVERTPKDNVWRHTANP, from the coding sequence ATGAACCATGCTGTTTACTGGGCGGAATTTCGCCATGAAATTCGTGCGGGTCTACGAGGTCCTTTGCTCCCTATCGCTGCAGTCGTCTTTACGCTGTATGTCCTAGTCGTACTGACCAATGGCAATGTACTGCGCGGTTTTGGCGCTACGCGTAATTCGGCGGCAATAATGTATCAATTTGCCACATTTTTGTCCGTATATCTGTTTTTTGTTTGGGCGTGGATTTACGCTCAGGTAGTGGTACGCGACCGCAATGTACGTCTGGATGAAAATGTGTTGAGTTCGCCTATCAGTTTACCTAAGCTACTGTTTGCACGTTATCTCGGTGCTTCCGTTGTGGCGTTCTTACTTGGTGCAGTTGTGCCACTCAGCTTTTTTCTGATGCCAATACCTGCCTGGCTAGGACTGTTTCCTCCAACAGCTATCGGTGATGCACCAGTATTGCCGGTGCTATTAATTCTCCTGCTATTCTTGCTGCCAGCTGTTCTGGGTATAGGTGCCTTGTTTGTCAGTAGTGCGCTGTGGACGCGTTCGACGGCAGGACCTTTTGTGGTTGCCGCATTCCTGATGCTGATCTGGATGGTTGGTCTTCTCGTCTTTCGCATAAGTGATATCAGCGATACCCTTGCATCTGTGCTTGACCCAACGATGTTTAATGAGGTTGACCGCCAGATCAGTGACTTGACCCCGAATGAAAAAAACGATTTCCTCCTGGATGTGACATCGCTCTATCTGCTGAACCGCCTGTTATGGTTTGTGTTGCCAGTGGGGCTGTTACTGTTTGTATTGCGCCGCTTAAACCGTGATCACTTGCTACTGGATAACAGTAAAAAAACGGTTCGTGATACTACTGCTAAACAGACCTTGTCAGCCGTACAAACAACTGCATCTGTGACTATCAACGGCAAACCATCGTGGTTGCGTGCACTGTTTAGCGAAGCACTCTGGCATCTACGGCTCTCTTTGCAAAACAGGGGTCAGCTATTGGCATTGGGAGTAATATTACTCATGGGAGTGTTTAGTTCAGTTATGAAGGTACTGTATAACGGTCAAGGACCCATGGTACCGTATGTAGAGCATTTATTATCGATCAGAGGCTTTTTCTATCTGTTTACCCTGCTTGCCGTGGCGGGGTTTGTCGGCGCCTTGATGCGCCGTGATCAGCGTAGTGGCTTTGAAGAGATGTTTGATGCTACACCCGCACCGCTTGGTACGCGTGTGCTGGCACGGATCTTGAGTGCTTTTTTATTGACGATGGCTATCGGCTTGTTTCCAACACTCACGGTATGGATTGTCATGGCTATCGGCGGGATGTCTATTGCCTGGTGGGATCCGCTGGCATTCCAAATGCTCGTGTTGACACCCGCTTTGCTGGAGATAGCAGCACTGGCTGTATTGAGCCACAGCCTGATCCGCAACGCAGGGGCCGCGTACGGGGTCTCAATGATGCTTGCCTTCATCGCGTTTATGAATCAAGAGCTGCTTCTGGTCTCCTATCCACCAGCCCAGATCGGTAAAGCTGTATCCTTGTCGTTTTCATCCCTCAGTGGTTGGCGTCCCTGGCTCGCCAGTGTGATCAGTACCGATCTATTGAAGCTTGGTATCGCTTTGGTCATTGTGGCTTTGGCTTGGCTTGTCTGGCTTCGTGGGGTGGATTTTGGTTTTGCAATGCGTTGGCGTATTGCACGTTCTCGTATCCCTAGTGTTGCTCCTTTGGCTATTGCTGGTTTATTGTTGATTACACTGCCTGGTGTAGTGCTGTATCAAAAACTGGTGGTTTACGGTGAGTATCAGTCACTAAAAGAGGAGATAGCTGAAGCTGCTGCTTGGGAAAAGCAGTGGTGGAATAAAGGCGGTGCCTATTCACTGGATGGTGGCGAAGTCCATGTTCAACTCAATCCATCCAAGCGAACACTGGAAGCGCAGTGGACATTAAATAATGTCCAAAGTGCCAATAATCTTTTACACGGCAGTCTGCCGCACGGTGTCAGCATTAGCTCTGCGGTGGTTGAAGATAAGAAAGTAGTCCCGAATACGGCGTATGATCATTTCACCTTGCCGCTGGAGGGCTGCCCGGTTGAAGGATGCGATGTGCAACTGACCTTGACGGCCAAGCTGCAGGATTGGTCGGCGGATGATGTGCAGTCTTGGCTACTCCCCTCAGGTGTCTGGCTACGCGCCGCTGATGTTTTACCGACATTGGGACTTGATCCGGATTGCCGCCTGCATATACCTGCCGAGAGAGCGCAGTTTGGTCTACCTAAGCTAGAGGGCAACCTGCCGCGCCATGCCATGCAAGCCGCCGAGGCCGTCGCGCCGGCGGGATCCTGGCATTGGCGTGTAGAGATTGAGGGTGGCGGAGCTACTACACAGACCTCCGGTGCACTGAACGGTCCGTTGGATTTTGCCATGGTCTGGTTGCCTGACACACCGGAACAGACGACGCAAAATGGCATTCAGGCCTGGCATGGGCACGAATACCGGCAAGCCGCCGAAGATATCCTTGAGGACCTGAAGCTCATGACGCAATACGTCGGCGATCTGCTGGGGCAGGTGCCTGATGTGCGTTATGTTGTCCAGGCGCCGCGTGAACTAGGGGAAATAGCACAGTTTGGTGAGCTGCTCTGGTTGCCCGAAAACCTTGGTTGGGATCTTGCCAGCGAAGGTCCTGGACGCAAACGTCGGCGTGCGGCTATAGCTTCGGCTCTTAGTCGGCATCTACTGCTTCAGGCTACTGATCTGCGTACCGAAAAGGGTGCGCAGTGGTTGCTCTCTGGGGTATCGGGTTGGGTCGGTATGGAATGCCTTAGACGCAGTGATGGGAAGCAGGCCTGGATCGCTGAGCTAAACTGGCAGGCGCAAGACCTCTCCAAAGCAATGGGTGAAAGGCGGGAAGTACCAGTTGGTCAGGTAGCTGATGCTGGCGAAGCCGACTGGGTCAAGCTTTATACAACACTAAGTACACTGAATTGGGCAGCAAGTCAAGGTACTGAACAAACTGTTGTTGTAATCAAAGCCCTGCTAAATCGACTTCAAAATAACGAACCTTTGCCTGAGGCGTTGGCAGCACTGGCGGGACAACAAACTGCCGAGCGTTTATTAGGTATGCCTATGGTCTCAGATATTGCAGTACACGTAGATGATAAACAGCAAGTGCAGATAAAAGCCAAACGTTGGCAATGGAATGACAAGGGTTGGGAATTGATAGAAGAACCAAAAGAAGTTTTACAGATAGTAGGGGAGCAGACACAGATACTTGATCTGCAAAAGTCCTTGGAGATAAATACTATGCAGGATTTTATCGTACTTGATAGCTGGTCAAGCGTCGAGCGAACACCCAAAGATAATGTTTGGAGACATACGGCTAACCCCTAG
- a CDS encoding class I SAM-dependent methyltransferase: MAQKIKIKTGSIEETLLLPLWGRAYETQKSSPRLIDERAVEIIQRIDYDFSDIEKTQAMSQHGWVSRSLHTDRVAREFIKKHPEATIVNIGCGMDTTFSRIDNGTIMFYELDLPDVIELRRRFYEDSDRHKSIASSFLDTQWFEKIEVRDGLLFLAGGVFMYFDEEQIKTFFMKAADHFNECEFFFDALSPMGMKIAKKQVLKKGGMGMSMDGGWGLKPVSSLEKWDQRIRVIRSFPMSKGMKKGIALQFKIMGAITDMLGVCSMVHMRIGSSR, from the coding sequence ATGGCTCAAAAAATCAAGATCAAGACAGGCTCTATTGAGGAAACCCTGTTACTGCCTTTATGGGGCAGGGCATATGAAACACAAAAGAGCAGCCCGCGGTTAATTGACGAACGTGCGGTGGAGATTATTCAACGAATTGATTACGATTTTTCGGATATCGAAAAAACCCAGGCCATGTCACAGCACGGCTGGGTCTCACGAAGTCTGCATACGGACAGAGTGGCTCGTGAGTTCATAAAAAAACATCCCGAAGCGACCATAGTCAATATCGGCTGCGGGATGGACACCACCTTCAGCCGTATCGATAACGGTACGATCATGTTTTATGAACTGGACCTGCCGGATGTGATCGAGTTAAGAAGGCGCTTCTATGAAGACAGCGACAGGCACAAAAGTATCGCTTCTTCATTCCTGGATACACAATGGTTTGAAAAAATAGAGGTTCGGGACGGTTTGCTGTTCCTGGCCGGGGGTGTGTTCATGTATTTCGATGAAGAACAGATCAAAACATTTTTCATGAAAGCGGCAGATCATTTCAACGAATGTGAGTTTTTCTTCGATGCACTCTCGCCTATGGGAATGAAGATTGCAAAAAAGCAGGTGTTGAAAAAAGGTGGGATGGGGATGTCCATGGATGGCGGATGGGGACTGAAGCCGGTATCGTCGCTCGAAAAGTGGGATCAGAGGATCAGGGTGATACGTTCATTCCCCATGTCAAAGGGGATGAAAAAAGGGATTGCGCTGCAATTTAAAATCATGGGAGCCATTACGGATATGCTGGGTGTGTGTTCGATGGTGCATATGAGAATCGGATCTTCCCGTTAG
- a CDS encoding ATP-binding cassette domain-containing protein translates to MIARTPMTEGLKVTGLNKTYSNGVRALDGVDLEVRPGLYGLLGPNGAGKSTLMRTLATLQQPDSGNITLNGIDVLAEADQLRSQLGYLPQQIGAYPGVSGRSLMERFAWLKGYTDRKKRANEVACLLERVNLSDASQRAVAEYSGGMLRRFGIALALIGSPRLLIVDEPTAGLDPTERNRFHRVLADVANEAVVLLSTHIVEDVENLCGRLSILTDGQIVATGSPEELIEPLQGRLWSSVIARGQEPPGDALRILAHPNGLRVIMQRDQAPQGDYVAHQPSLEDAYHVALKTSGKEIGV, encoded by the coding sequence ATGATAGCGAGAACTCCCATGACTGAAGGCTTAAAAGTAACCGGTCTGAACAAGACCTATTCAAACGGTGTGCGTGCATTAGATGGGGTTGATCTTGAGGTGCGGCCAGGGCTTTATGGCTTACTCGGCCCAAACGGCGCAGGCAAAAGTACCCTGATGAGAACCCTTGCCACACTACAGCAACCCGATAGCGGCAACATTACACTCAACGGCATCGATGTGTTGGCTGAAGCGGATCAGCTGCGTAGTCAACTTGGCTATCTGCCACAGCAGATTGGTGCCTATCCCGGTGTGTCCGGGCGAAGCCTGATGGAGCGATTTGCCTGGTTAAAAGGCTATACTGATCGGAAAAAGCGTGCAAATGAGGTGGCGTGTTTACTCGAACGCGTCAATCTAAGCGATGCTTCTCAAAGGGCAGTGGCAGAGTATTCCGGAGGTATGTTGCGCCGTTTTGGTATTGCTCTAGCATTGATCGGTTCTCCACGCTTGTTGATCGTCGATGAGCCCACTGCAGGACTGGATCCAACGGAGCGAAATCGCTTTCATCGTGTGTTAGCAGATGTTGCAAATGAAGCTGTTGTACTGCTCTCAACCCATATTGTCGAAGATGTGGAAAACCTGTGTGGTCGACTTTCTATTTTGACAGATGGACAAATCGTTGCTACAGGCTCACCAGAGGAGCTCATTGAGCCCTTGCAGGGTCGTCTGTGGTCTAGTGTCATTGCCAGAGGTCAGGAACCGCCCGGCGATGCACTGCGTATTTTGGCACACCCAAACGGTCTGCGTGTTATTATGCAAAGAGATCAGGCACCGCAAGGGGATTATGTAGCCCATCAGCCCAGCCTTGAAGATGCCTACCATGTAGCGCTAAAAACATCTGGAAAGGAGATTGGCGTATGA